GTCGTACGCGTCGAGGACGGCGGCGAGCCGGCGTACGTCCTCGGTGATCGTCGGCAGTTCGCGGTTCAGTTCCCTGAGGTAGCCGTCCAGCGCCTCCAGGTTCTTTCCGAGTTGCTCGCCCCGGCCGTCGAGCGCGGTGGCCAGCGCGGCCAGGGTGCTGGCCAGCTTGTCGGGTCGGATCGACTGGAGCAGCGGCAGTGCCGCGTCGAGCACCCGTTCCAGCTCGACCCCGTTGCGGCTGCGGTCCTGGCTGATCACCGCCCCGGCCCGGATCGGTCCGGCGGTGGAGTCGGGTGGGGCGAGCAGTGCGACGTACCGCTCGCCGAAGAGGGTCTTCGGCAGCAGTCGGGCGCTGACGTCGGCCGGAATCCGTCCGATCAGCGCCGGGTCGAGCGCGAGCCGGAGCCGGGCCTGGTCGCCGTCGCTGTCGATCTCGCGTACCTCGCCGACCGGCACACCACGCAGTTTCACGTCCGCGCCGGGGCTGAGCTGCATTCCGGTCGCTCCGGTGTAGAGGGTCACCCAAGCGACCGGGGTGAACACCTTGCGGTACTGGAGGACGGCGAGCGACAGCGCCGCGGCCAGTACCACCACGAAGACGACGCCGAGTACCCGCCGACCGGCGACCGATCCACGATGTTCCATGCTCATCCGTTCACCCCGCGATCCGGACGGTCGTGGTCGCGCCCCAGATGGCCAGCGACAGGAAGAAGTCGACGATGTTGACCGAGACGATCGCCGTGCGTACGGCGCGGCCGACGGCCACTCCGACGCCGGCCGGTCCGCCGCTGGCGGTGTAGCCGTAGTAGCAGTGCACCAGGACGACTATCAGGCTGAACACCATCACCTTGCCGAACGACCAGAGCACGTCCACCGGAGGCAGGAAGAGGTGGAAGTAGTAGTCGTAGGTGCCCGCCGACTGTCCGAAGTAGAAGATTGCGATGGTCCGGGTGGCGAGGTAGCTGGAGAGCAGGCCGAGCACGTACAGCGGGATGACCGCGACGAAGCCGGCGATCATGCGGGTGGTGACCAGGAACGGCAGCGACGGTACGCCCATCACCTCCAGGGCGTCGACCTCCTCGGAGATCCGCATCGCCCCGAGCTGGGCGGTGAACCCGCACCCCACCGTCGCCGACAGCGCCAGCGCGGCGACCAGTGGCGCGATCTCCCGGGTGTTGAAGTACGCCGAGACGAAACCGGTGAAGGCGCTGCTGCCGAGCTGGTTGAGCGCCTGGTAGCCCTGTAGCCCGACCTCCGTGCCGGTGAAGAAGGTCAGGAAGCAGATCACCCCGACCGTGCCACCGGTCACCGCCAGCGCGCCCCGACCGAAGCTGATCTCGGCCAGCAGGCGGACCACCTCGCGCTTGTACCGGCGCAGCGTGCGCGGCGCCCAGGCGAACGCGCGCAGGTAGAAGGCGAGTTGCCCGCCCAGGTCGTCGAGGGTACGCAGTACCGGCATCTCACATCCCCCGCTGCGGTACGAGTTGGAAGTAGACCGCGGTGATGACGAAGTTCAGCGCGAAGAGCAGCATGAATGTGATCACCACGCTCTGGTTGACCGCGTCGCCGACCCCCTTCGGCCCGCCCTTCGCGGTCATCCCGTGGTACGACGCCACCAGCGCCGCGACCGCACCGAACAGCAGCGCCTTCACCTCCCCGACGATCAGGTCCGGAAACTGGCCCAGGGCCTCGAAACTGGCCAGGTACGCGCCCGGGGTGCCGCCCTGGAGGACCACGTTGAAGAAGTAGCCGCCGGCCACGCCGACGACGCTGACCAGCCCGTTGAGCAGTACGGCGACCAGCATCGAGGCCACGATCCGGGGTACGACCAGCCGGTGCACCGGATCGATCCCGAGTACCTCCATCGCGTCCAGTTCCTCGCGGATCTTCCGGGCGCCCAGGTCGGCGCAGATCGCCGAACCACCGGCACCGGCGATGATCAGCGCTGTCACGATCGGGCTGGCCTCGCGTACCACCGCGAGCACGGAGGCGGCACCGGTGAACGACTGGGCGCCGAGCTGACGTACCAGGGAACCGAGTTGCAGCGCGATCACCGCGCCGAACGGGATCGCCACCAGCGCCGCCGGCAGGATCGACACCGAGCTGATGAACCAGGCCTGCTGCACGAACTCCCGGACCTGGAAGGGACGCCGGAACATGCTGCGCAGCGCGTCCAGGCAGAACGCGAAGAAGTGCCCGGGGCCGCGCAGCCCGGCGGCGAACCGGCCGCCCGCCCACTCTCCGCCCGCCGCCGGCCCGGCCATCGTCGGCCCGTCCGCCGCCGGCCCGGCCGTGGTGGGCTCGTCCGCCCTCGGCTCGCCGCTCACCGCAGCACCTCGTCGGGTTGCCACCCGCCGGGTTGCCAGGCGCTGCCGTCCGCGTTCCGGAACGATCCGGTCGGCGGGTCGACGCCGTGCTCCGCGCACCACTGCCCGGGTGGTTGCTCCGCCCGTCGGGGACGCCCGTCGGAGGGGCGGAGTTGCAGCGGGATCGGCGGCAGTGGTGGGAGTTCCACCCCGGCCTCGGCCTCGGCCCGCAACTCGTCGGAGTCCTTCTCCTCGGCCATCCCGATCGGACCGATCCGCTGTGCGTTGAGAAACTGCCGGACCACCGGCTCGGTGCTGGAGAGCAGCATCTCGCGCGGCCCGAACATGGCCAGGTGGCCGTGGTAGATCAGCCCGATGTTGTCCGGCACCGTACGCGCGGTGTTGATGTCGTGCGTGACGATCAGGAAGGTCGCCCCGGTCTGCTGGTTGAGGTCGATGATGAGTTGGTTGAGGTACGCGGTGCGGACCGGGTCGAGTCCGGAGTCGGGCTCGTCGAAGAGGATGATCCGGGGGTCCAGCACCAGGGCCCGGGCCAGCCCGGCCCGTTTACGCATGCCGCCGGAAATCTGACCCGGCAGTTTCCGCTCCGCGCCGAGCAGCCCGACCATCTCCAGTTTCTCGTGCACCAAGGCCCTGATCTGGGACTCCGACTTGCGGGTGTGCTCACGCAGCGGAAAGGCGACGTTGTCGTAGATGCTCATCGAGCCGAACAGTGCGCCGTCCTGGAACAGCACGCCGAAGAGCTTGCGGACCTCGTACAGGGCGCGTTCGGAGAGCCGGGGGAGATTCTGGTCCTCGATCCAGATCGCGCCCCGGTCGGGCTTCAGCAGTCCGACGAGCGTCTTGAGGAACACCGACTTGCCGGTGCCGGACGGGCCGAGCAACACCGAGATCTCGCCGGCCGGCAGGGTCAGACTCACGTCGGACCAGACCGGCTGACCGCCGAAGGACTTGGTCAGCCCTTCGACGCGCACCTCGACGCCCATCCGTGCTCCCGCCCGCCGCACTCCGCTGGACGTCTCCGTCCACCGCCGTCTGTGGTGGACATCGCGCCAACCCCGTCCGGCGTAACAGCGATAGCGGGTAATTCTTCGATTACTTTGTGTTCTGTGGTCGGTGGTCCGGACCCCAGCGGTGGTGTGAACTCCAGGGTGCCGATACGGTGCGGTCAACCCACCGGTAACGAAGGTGCAGCCGCATAGATGACCGCAGCACCCGAGACAGATCTCGTCGCTCGGGCCGCCCGTCGCGACCCCGAGGCGACGGCGACGCTGCTCGCCGAGGTCCGCCCCGGTCTGGTCCGATACTGTCGGGCCCGGCTGGGCCGCATCGGCGGCGCGTACGCCACCGCCGACGACGTGGCCCAGGAGGTGTGCCTGGCCGTGCTGCGCGCGTTGCCGCGCTACCGCGACGAGGGCCGCCCGTTCTCCGCCTTCCTGTACGGGATCGCCGCGCACAAGGTCGCCGACGCCCAGCGGGCCGCCATCCGGGACTCCGCCGTCACGGCACCTGCCGCACTGCCCGACGGCCCGGACGCCGATCCCGGCCCCGAGCAGCGGGCCGTCGCGACCGATCTCGCGCGCCGGCTCTCCGCGTTGCTGGCCCGGCTGACCGAGGTGCAGCGGGAGATCGTCCTGCTCCGGGTGGCGGTCGGGCTGACCGCCGACGAGGTGGGCGTCATCGTGGGGATGTCGGCCGCCGCCGTCCGGGTGACCCAGTCGCGTGCCCTCGCCCGGCTGCGCGCGCTCGCCGGCACCGCCCTGGACGAGGTCGCCGCATGAGTAACCTGCGGGACGGTGCAGAACGAGGCGACGGCGTGGGGGAGCGGAGCGGTGACGTGACCGGACGGGACGGTGACCTGGCCCGGCCGGGCCGCACCCCGGCCGAGCTGTTGCCGGAGAACCCGGAGCTGGTCGAGCCGTTGCCGGAAGACCCGGATCTGGTCGAGCCGTTGTCGGATCTGGCCGGGCCCGGGGAGCGGCTGCCGGACGAGTCGGTGGGCCCGGACGGCAGTGCCGGGGACCTGGTCGGAATCGCGTTGATCGAGCCGGATTTGGCCGTACTCGTCGCCGACGACCTGCTGCTCGACGCCCTGGGCCGGGGCGAGGCGGCGCCGGCCGACGACCCGCTCGCCGCGCTGCTGGCGGCCTGGCAGACGGACCTCGACGCCGAGCAGCCGGCCGGCCCGGTCGACGATCCCGCGGTGGTCCGGACGATGCCGTCCTCGGTGGCCTCCCGCCGTCCGGGAACGCCGACCGGAGCCCCTTCCGGCCGAGCCTCCGCGGCGGACAGGACGCCGACCCGGGTACGCCCACCTCGACCGGGGCCGCCCGAGGGTCCCGGCCGGCCCGGTCGACTCCGCCCCGATCCGCCGCGACCCGTGCCGGGGCTCCGACCTCGGCGGAAAGGGCTGTTCCGGCGACTGGCGCTCGCCGCCGTGGTCGTGATCGTCGCCACCGCCCTGCTGGGGCTCGGCGTCAACCGGGCGGGGCCGACGAGTCCGTTGTGGCCGATCGCGTCAGCGGTCTATCCCGACCGGTCGGCCGTCCGCGTCGTCGAGCACACGCTCACGCTCGCCGAGGACGCCGTGGCCGCAGGCCGGTACGACGACGCACGTCAGCGGCTGGACCAGGCTCTCGCCCAGGTCGCGGAGGTACGTCATCCGGCACCGGCGGAACGCCTGCGGGCCGACATCGAACGGATCCGGCGCGGGCTGCCCGGTACGGGGCCGGACGAGGTGGAGCCGGACGGGAGTACGACGTCGGGCGCTGTCCCGGCCGTACCCGTGCCGGCGACCTCACCTCCGGGTGGCCGTCCGACGCCGACGCGTACGCCGGCCGGAGTCGAGTCCTCGGCCGGGCGGCCACCCGCTGCCTCGGATCCGCCGGTCAATCCGTCACCCCGGCAGTTGCTGCCGTTGCCCGTACCGGTGCTGCCGTCGTTGCTGCCCTCGGGGCTTCCGGTGCTGCCGAGCGGCGGTTGCCTGCTGATCTGCCCACGGGACTGAACAGCCGAGATGAGTGCACTCTAAAAATCGCCCTCACAACGCGCAGCCCCGTCTAGAGACCTTTCGGGTTGGGGTCTGTGTCTGGTCCACCTTGAAGCTTTCGGGTGATCGTCTCGGCAGGGGTGTCGAGTTGTGCTGATCGCATGTGGTACGGCGGTGGCGTGGACCAGGTAGAACGTGGACGACAGGGCGGGTGCGGCGGTCGCTCGGGTCCGGCGGTGGCCAACAACTGGAAGCGGAGTTGGAGTTCGGCGAGCGACAACGCGCCAGTACTTGCGTGTAGGGGAATCCTCCGCGTTGCGACCTGCGAGTGGTGACTGCAGCCGGCAACACGGCCGGCAGGTAGCTCGCCGACTGACCGGCGAGCAGCGCGGCCAAGCCGAAGAGGGTGCGATCGCGTGCCGGAGCGGCCCAGTCTGCGGCCCGTACGACCAGAAACGGGAGCAAGACGGAGTCGATGGCCGCCACCTGTCATCCGGGCTCTCGAGGCAGGCGGGTTGTGGTGAGTGCATCGTTGGGTGATGTCCGGCAAGCTTTGCTTCCAAGGCTTAGGTTGCACGCTATGAATAGACGAGCGCAGATCGGCTATCTGTTGGTCATCGTCGGCTTGGCGGTGGCCGGGTTCTTCCTGGAGGTTCTGCCCTGGTGGGGGCTCATCCTGATTGGCGTGATCGCCATGCTGCCGGTGGTCGTGGCCGACTGGGTTGTCTCGGCCCGTCGGAAGAAGCGCAGCGTCATCCAGCCGGACGAGTCTTGCCGCCGTCCCATCAGCCACTGACGCGCACCCGAGCATCGAGCCTGTCCTGGGTGACATAGCGAAGGTGCTACAAGTCTCGATCGCCGAGTTGAATGCGCCGCTAGTTCCGCCGATTACGGCTGGCTTGTCGGCCACAATCCTCGGCGAACGAGGCGATCAAGGTAGTCGAGCAGCCTGACCTCGCTGCGAACGAGCCTCTCACGCTCGGGCCTCGGCAGATCGGCAAGCAGGTCCGGAAAGTGTTCATGCTGCGGTACAAACACCAGGGAACCAGAGTAATCGCGGCAGTTCGAGCACCACACCAGTCCAATGCAGCGCTCGTTGAGGCTGTCGCCGGAGGACGCGTGGAAGCGGTACCTGTGGGAGTAGGTTTCACCGGCACACGCGGCGGCACCACCATCATGGACCCCGTGAATCGTGCTGACCTTTGACCATGACCACTTGGCAGATGCGCGCCCCATGACCCTTATTCTTCCCTGGCCAAAACGTCCCCACCGCCATCCGGATCTGGTAGCCGCCGTCCGTGCGCGCTGCCCCAGCCGTAGTCGTCACGCTTCGTAACCGGGTTGCCGTGCCGGTCGACATCCGGAACTGACGCAGCCGTTGCCCGCCCGGTATGGCCCGGTCCGGTTCAGCCGGCGGCGGCGTCCTGGTCGTGCCGCTGGCGCGCCGCCCGGATGTCGTCTCGGTGTGTGCTGGCCCACTCGTCCAGGGCGATGAGGGGGACGAGCAGGGTCCGGCCGAGGTCGGTCAGCTCGTAGTCGACCCGGGGTGGCACGCTCGCGTGCGCCGTACGGCTGACCAGGCCGTCGCGGACCAGGGCACGAAGGGTCAGCGTCAACATGCGTTGGCTGATCCCGTCGATGGCGCGGTGCAGTTCGGTGAAGCGGTGCGTACGCCGACCGAGGAGCACCACGATCGACACGCTCCACTTGTCGCCCACCCGGTCCAGCACCTCACGAACCGGGCAGTCGCCGTCCGCGTCCGGGGTGAAGGGAACACGGGTGTTCGTAGCTGACATGTATGTGCCTCCTGACGGTCGTTTCCATGCTGACGCATAATTGGGCTACGAACAATTAGTAACTAAGGAGACCTGATGAGTGCGTCCAGTCCGGAAGGGGAGTTGACGGCGGAGCAACGGGACATTCCGGTCGAGAGTTCGCCGGTCGATCTGTCGCCGGCCGCCGTGTCGCCGGCTGCGACGCCGCTTCCGGCGGTCTCCGGCCTGGTGTTCCTGGGCGCCGAGGACGCGCAGGTGTGCGCGGACGGCACCTGCCTGTGAGCGCGTCCGGTGAGCGTTCGGTGAGTGGTTCGATGAGTGGTTCTGTGAGCGAGGAGATAGCGGTGAGAGTCGAAGTCTGGTCCGACGTCGTCTGCCCGTGGTGCTACATCGGCAAGCGGCGGCTGGAGACGGCGCTCGCGCAGTTCGAGCACGCCGACGAGGTAGAGGTGGTCTGGCGCAGCTTCCAACTGGACCCGACGTACCCGAAGGGCGACCCGCAGCCGGTGCACGAGCAGTTGCAGAAGAAGTTCGGCGGGTCGCTCGGCCAGGTCCGCGCGATGACCGACCATGTGACGGCGCTGGCCGCCGAGGAGGGTCTGACGTACGACCTCGGGCGGTCGATCATGGTCAACACCGTTGACGCCCATCGGGTCACCCACCTGGCGAAGGCGCACGGGTTGGGTGGGGAGATGCACGAGCGGCTGCTCCGGGCGCAGTTGGTGGAGGGCGAGACGCTCGACG
The nucleotide sequence above comes from Plantactinospora soyae. Encoded proteins:
- a CDS encoding MlaE family ABC transporter permease, whose product is MPVLRTLDDLGGQLAFYLRAFAWAPRTLRRYKREVVRLLAEISFGRGALAVTGGTVGVICFLTFFTGTEVGLQGYQALNQLGSSAFTGFVSAYFNTREIAPLVAALALSATVGCGFTAQLGAMRISEEVDALEVMGVPSLPFLVTTRMIAGFVAVIPLYVLGLLSSYLATRTIAIFYFGQSAGTYDYYFHLFLPPVDVLWSFGKVMVFSLIVVLVHCYYGYTASGGPAGVGVAVGRAVRTAIVSVNIVDFFLSLAIWGATTTVRIAG
- a CDS encoding MlaE family ABC transporter permease, which translates into the protein MSGEPRADEPTTAGPAADGPTMAGPAAGGEWAGGRFAAGLRGPGHFFAFCLDALRSMFRRPFQVREFVQQAWFISSVSILPAALVAIPFGAVIALQLGSLVRQLGAQSFTGAASVLAVVREASPIVTALIIAGAGGSAICADLGARKIREELDAMEVLGIDPVHRLVVPRIVASMLVAVLLNGLVSVVGVAGGYFFNVVLQGGTPGAYLASFEALGQFPDLIVGEVKALLFGAVAALVASYHGMTAKGGPKGVGDAVNQSVVITFMLLFALNFVITAVYFQLVPQRGM
- a CDS encoding ABC transporter ATP-binding protein, producing the protein MGVEVRVEGLTKSFGGQPVWSDVSLTLPAGEISVLLGPSGTGKSVFLKTLVGLLKPDRGAIWIEDQNLPRLSERALYEVRKLFGVLFQDGALFGSMSIYDNVAFPLREHTRKSESQIRALVHEKLEMVGLLGAERKLPGQISGGMRKRAGLARALVLDPRIILFDEPDSGLDPVRTAYLNQLIIDLNQQTGATFLIVTHDINTARTVPDNIGLIYHGHLAMFGPREMLLSSTEPVVRQFLNAQRIGPIGMAEEKDSDELRAEAEAGVELPPLPPIPLQLRPSDGRPRRAEQPPGQWCAEHGVDPPTGSFRNADGSAWQPGGWQPDEVLR
- the shbA gene encoding RNA polymerase sigma factor ShbA; this encodes MTAAPETDLVARAARRDPEATATLLAEVRPGLVRYCRARLGRIGGAYATADDVAQEVCLAVLRALPRYRDEGRPFSAFLYGIAAHKVADAQRAAIRDSAVTAPAALPDGPDADPGPEQRAVATDLARRLSALLARLTEVQREIVLLRVAVGLTADEVGVIVGMSAAAVRVTQSRALARLRALAGTALDEVAA
- a CDS encoding winged helix-turn-helix transcriptional regulator, whose product is MSATNTRVPFTPDADGDCPVREVLDRVGDKWSVSIVVLLGRRTHRFTELHRAIDGISQRMLTLTLRALVRDGLVSRTAHASVPPRVDYELTDLGRTLLVPLIALDEWASTHRDDIRAARQRHDQDAAAG
- a CDS encoding DsbA family oxidoreductase, whose amino-acid sequence is MRVEVWSDVVCPWCYIGKRRLETALAQFEHADEVEVVWRSFQLDPTYPKGDPQPVHEQLQKKFGGSLGQVRAMTDHVTALAAEEGLTYDLGRSIMVNTVDAHRVTHLAKAHGLGGEMHERLLRAQLVEGETLDDAETLVRLGAEVGVPADEARRVLAGDEYAGEFAEDVREARALGVTGVPFFVLDRKYGISGAQPAEAFLSALRTAHGEARTPAG